In Scyliorhinus canicula chromosome 3, sScyCan1.1, whole genome shotgun sequence, the DNA window GCATTCTACCTTCTGTCCCTTGGGCTTCATCCTGGGATCCCTGCACCTGGAATTGGAAGACCTGGCTGCAGCTATGAATAGCAAATAAGTTTGCCATTTCAAATTATTTTTGCTTCCAGTCAGTGGCAATTGGAGCAGCATTGTTGTAGACTGGAAGATCTGGCTCTCTAAATTTTAATCTGGAATTATTTCCTATTATTGTAGGAATTGGTAAATTGCTAAACCTTTGTAGAATTCACATAATACTAATAGGAACTTTGAACATAACTTCTGTGTTATTCATCAAAGATGCTTCATGGGTAAAATTATAATAACAGTCAAAATTTTAATTCATATTTGACTGATAAGAATATACTATTCATTACTGATAGGGATATAATATTAATATTTATAATATTCAACAGCAAAGATCCTTTGCACACGGATCCTGCCTTGTGGCCCCCTCACCCCTCAAAGCCACATCTCGCCACTATGCAATCATATGTAACACACTTCCACGATTTCTTTTCACTAACCTCAATGACTTCCTATTGAGGAACTTCTATTTCTTGTCCAAAATCATTCTGCAATTGATGAATGACTTTTTCCGATTTTCTCGTTGACCTGAGTCACTGTGTGTCAGTCACGCAGAACCCTACTTGGCTGCTTCTTCGGAAGCAAGTTCACATGTTCATTTTCTTTGGTCTGCTGTGGCTCCTCCGCTCTTTCTCAGAATTGTTCAATTTCTTTCTGCAACTTACATATTCAAAGTACCtcctttagcacactgggctaaatcactggctttgaaagcagaccaaggcaggccagcagcacggttcgattcccgtaacagcctccccgaacaggcgccggaatgtggcgactaggggcttttcacagtaactccattgaagcctactcgtgacaataagcgattttcatttttcatttcatttcatttcatttcatgagcacAATTCCATAAGAAGGGTGAGAGCAAGGCAATTCCTTCAGAGGCTTCCAGCACCAAATGAGGAGTCGCATGGCTGAGTCACTGATGTGCTAGGGGAGAGTCAATCAAAATGCCGAGGAACAGGATCCCAGTGCAATCtactcttttttttccaaaagtaATATAATAAGAGTAATTTCTTGCACAGATGTTGTCATAGTAAGAATTTtacactgtgaaaatccacttttcacagaatcacagaaaaatacagtgcagaaaaggctcttcggcccatcgggtctgcaccgccgcatcaaaggcacctgatctgccagtcctaatcccatttgttggcacttggcccatagcctcgaatgttaagacgtgccatgTGCTCGTCCAGGTACTtttcaaaggatgtgaggcaacacgcctctaccacccttccaggcagtgtgttccagaccgtcaccaccctctgggtagaaaagcttttcctcaacaccccccccccccccccccccgctgcactTCCCGTCCCTCGTAACCGactaactaaggggaacagctgttccctatccaccctgtctatgccactcatactCTTGTACACCTTGGTCAGGTGGCCACTTAGTCTTCTCTGCTGCAGCAAAAACGACCCAAGCCAATCCAACctgtcttcataacttaaatgttcaatCCCAGGCAACATGGTGAAatgcctctgcacccactccagtgcaatcacatccttcctataatgtggtgaccagaacttcattcagtactccagctgtggtctcaccaatggtctatataactccaacatgacttccttgcttttgtaatctatgccacgattgataaaagcaagtgtaccatatgcctttttcaccaccctattaatccTTCcgtcagagatctatttacaaacacgccacggtcactttgttcctcaggacttcccagtgtggtgccattcattgaatattttcttgtcaaattgttccttccaaagtgtaatacctcacatttttcaggattaaattccatcagccacttttctgcccatttgaccatcccacctatatcttcctgtaacccaagactctcagcatATTCATAATTCCACTTAGTAAATCTTAATCCTCTTTTACATTGATTCTTCAAGTTTTGAGAGTTTAAACTTCCAGTTACATTTCTGAAACACATTTTAAGTGAACGTTGATCTGCGCCATTGCTAAAATAATGTTGCCCAAATGTaaaaagaaacacacacactctatgTTTATATAGGGCAGTGTGTAGCAGGGCGCATGCATAGGCTAGGAAGCAGGAGGAGAGctattgtgaatttctatcctagaCTCACAATAAtagcttttgtaaactccttttacaggggtccACTCGCTTCATCAGGAccttcatgctgtaaacctctatgactctttgacctgaatatcatcagccTTTGAAAGTGGAAGGAGGTCTCACAACCTGAAAAAAACAGCAgagagaaaccgtacacgtgtttaTTTGTGGgtgaggcttcaactgattgtccatTCTGGGGAGAGACAAAGCCCcccaccatggagaaaccgtggaaatgtggatattgtggaaagggattcagttACCCGTCCCAGATAGAAAATcatcagcgcagtcacactggggagagaccgttcagctgctctatTTGTGAGGAAGAATTCACTCAGAGATCTAGCCTTTTAACACACCAAcgaattcacacaggggagagaccattcatctgctcagaATGTGGGAAAGGGTTTACTCAATCAGCCAgtctgcggagacaccagcgagttcacactgggaagagaccaTACACCTGCTCCGTatgcgggaagggattcagtcagtcagcCAACTttctgagacaccagcgaattcacactggagagaagccattcatctgctccacatgtgggaaaggattcattcagtcatctgaGCTtctaacacaccagcgagttcacaccgagGAGAGACCTTTCCAATGCTCTGAATGTCAGAAGCGTTTTAAAAGTACAAAGCAGCTTCTGGCCCATCAgcgtactcacactggggaacggccattcacctgctccctgtgtgaaaagggattcactcGTTCATCCACTTTGCTaacacaccagcaggttcacactggggagaagacaTTCATGTGCTCAGAGTGTGGAAAGGGATGCATTACTTCATCCCATCTATTGATACACCAGCgaggtcacactggggagaggccgttcacctgttcagtgtgtggaaagggattcattcagtcatcacatctgcagaaacaccagagagttcacaagtaactgaaggggttgaattctcctcttattgctgctgttaattacATCCAagattgtccattttgacagAAAATGTTTCTGCTGCTGTTAACACATctttaattaattttaatttaattcagTTAATTAATTTGATTAATATTAATATAATCCACCTGATTGGCTATTCTTGGGTTATATTTTTTGAATATAATAAAAAATTCCTTGATTAGCTGTTGGTTCATGGCATTTCCCAGTGCTTGGGTTTTCTGTCCCCTCACACAGGGACTCAGCCATGTGACAAGTCATTCGGTGCTGGAACTTTACACTTGTTTTCGCCCTTCTGAGGGAATAGGGCTCAGGAAGGATGTACTTAGAAGATGCTATTGCTGATGTTATGAAACTACGTTTAACGTCAGAACAAGAATTTTTCTCAACTTGAGATGGAAGGAACTGTATTCATCACAAACATTGGCCCCGTTAATTTCCTGTTAAGCTCGCAATGATGAAGAACATCAATGTAATTAtgttagatgtttagctgctgttgtataaagagtcaaaagttctgctccttttctacaaacacctttatttcactttaccaGACTCtgccatcacatcacctgacacaaaggccacctgaagcccctttacataatcagtgtcaattattggatacttaacataaatgagacaactaattagaatgtctcttaaccatttcataacagtctccccttccttggagaaaaaaaataattaggtggtgttgcacgttttactgtggttgtaaaacgcgtttattggagtgtattaacacgcctccgtattcgacgtgtgcttaacactactaggctctgttctatgtatttattcagctctggagtcgccagttgccgtatagacaacgtcacaagtattccaaggtcaagttcaaagtaataaagacgatacaccgattagtaaggttcaaacgatcaatatttattatacagttataataaatactcatacacacactaagagactaagctataactaaacttaagtgaacagaatacttatctaacaggaacaggcaaggtcagagaacgaggccttcgtcctggtcttgtactgcagccttcagcaagcgttctggtactgggggtctagtgggcttgga includes these proteins:
- the LOC119963398 gene encoding zinc finger protein 79-like, translating into MEKPWKCGYCGKGFSYPSQIENHQRSHTGERPFSCSICEEEFTQRSSLLTHQRIHTGERPFICSECGKGFTQSASLRRHQRVHTGKRPYTCSVCGKGFSQSANFLRHQRIHTGEKPFICSTCGKGFIQSSELLTHQRVHTEERPFQCSECQKRFKSTKQLLAHQRTHTGERPFTCSLCEKGFTRSSTLLTHQQVHTGEKTFMCSECGKGCITSSHLLIHQRGHTGERPFTCSVCGKGFIQSSHLQKHQRVHK